tccagagccacttacagttagtgcattcatcttaagatggctaggtgggacaaccacatatctcagtcatagtaagtacatttttcctcaataaagtagctatcagcaaagtcggAGCtcgaaagggagggggggggtcaaGTTAGCTCACAAAATGCTTTCTTTTTTTTGCAGATCCCAGATCAGATCAGGGGCAGTGTGGGGTCAGGtctctgtgtgactgacaggttATCTGTTGATGTTTGGAGTAGGGCAGTGGAGCAGTGGACTATGAGAGCAGAGGTTGTGTGTTGATGTTGTGAGTTGACACTCAGAGAGACCAGAGGCTGCCAGCCATAGCCTCCCCTTGCTGGCTGTACAACTTCAGCCCAGACAGACAGGGCCCACATATGCTGTCCATTAGCCCAGCCTGGCCCTCTCCTCTGCTGGCACACTGACTGGAGGGGCTGGAGGTGGCAGGCCTGGAGAGAGTTGTCCTTCAGGCCCCTGGCCAGAGCCCCCTAGCAGCCCCCCAGTACTGTCCCATcccatccccagctctctccatcacaacacaacacagctatGAGCCACAGATTAAAGCTCCAGTCCGTCATGTGGCTTTAATCAGGCCCTGGCCAGGCCCATAGTTTTGTAAGTTATTTATCATTCAGaagagggagtgggggagggtCTTAGAGGAGTGATTTAGGGTTATGTTGCATGGAGGTTGGAGAAGAATAAAAGCAAGTTGTGGTCTTGAGGGACCTTCAGTGAGGTACCATGCTAACTTCCCTCCATTAAGAGCGTGCAGTTTTCGGGGCAGGAGCTaaatcctgtctgtgtgtgtgtgtgtttgtgtgtgtgtttgtgcgtgtgtgcgtgtcccCTCCTCGTCTAGGGTCTGTGTTATTTGGGTTCTGTGATTCTATGAGTATTCCAATATCCCTTTCCATTGTTTCCTATTCCGCAGGTCCATCCCTAATGCCTGTACCATGTGGTGTTTTGGCCTGCTGTGTGTGAGGATGATGCTCTTTGTTCAGCTGTCTCTTGACCATCTAGGCTAGTGCTGCTAGGAAGTGGGGATGGAGGTAAGGGATCTGGTGCTAATGAGGAGCTTTGGTCCTAAAGACAATTGACACGCTGGGTgttaccagagaggaagaggcgaagcgaagAGGATTTACTCCTGTCAAAATCTGTCCACGATTAGCAGACTGATAAGCAGAGAGAAAAGCAGACtgcctgccttcccgcctttgggacagCAACTCCCATTGTTAGGATGTAGACAAGACCATCTCGTCATTGTATAAAGTATCTCTGGTGTTTCACATTTAGTGGCTGTGTAGATCCGTTCAGTATGTGAAGGGAAGGATACAGCAGCTGGGAAATGAATTATTGGCTCAtgctactgtctgtctgtgtgtttatccACAGGAGGAAATGCTGTGAGGGCTTCAGGTTCGTGATGGGCCAGTGCATACCTGAAAGTAGGTTAAAAAAATACAGCAGTTCTACTCACCTCAAGTCAGATACTTTGCTCAGTGCCTGTAATTACGCCTGGACACCTGTACACAGACAGAATGCACATTGCAACACCAAATTAACCCATTACTGAACTGCAAATTGTTTCAAAAGTGAAAGAGCACGTCATTCCATAAATTGGCAATACTGCACAATGATACACCATGACCAATAGAGGGCAACATTACACAGGAATACCCTTGAGGAATATTATTGGACATCCAGGGTTATTATGGAGCTGTTAGCTTTTCATGTAAGATCCTATCTGTACATGTCCCTATTGATGAACcaatccctcccctctctctgctccagatGTGGATGTGTGTTCTGGCTCCCCCTGTGAACAGCAGTGCACCGACAACTTTGGACGGGTTGTCTGCACCTGTTACCCCGGATACCGCTTTGATCGAGAGAGGCGTCGCAACCACCAGACCTACTGTTTAGGTAAGTCCACAACTTGTTTATCTGCCAATCAGCTTTTTATCAGCCTGTTTATCAGCCAATCAGTCTTCTTTTGTATGAATCTTAATTTAACATCCTGCATCAGAgcaaccgctctctctccctctctctgattaGAGAAGCCTAAATGCAGCCTTAATCAGGTGTAAAGTAACAGCtggtgttgtgtctcccacaccCCAGACATCGATGAGTGTGTGGAGTCCGACGGCAGTGTCTGTGATCATGACTGCGAGAACACCGTGGGCAGCTTCCTGTGTCGCTGTCACAGGGGTTACATCCTGGCACCGGACAAGCACTCCTGTATACCCAGTCACAACCGTGGGTGTTGAGTATACTACTATACTTTACTCCTACTGTCTACATGAGGCTGGCTACTACAGCTACACTACCTCTGGGCTTAGCTCACTAGTACCTTCCTGTGTGTCTTCAGCCTGAGGGTACAGCACTGTACATGTGTTTGAGAGGGTGAACATAGACTACTAGACTTTGTTTTTGTGTTACTTATTCTGTAGTGTTACTTACTCTGTGACCAGCCTGTCTCTTTGAGAGTCTCTTTGTCTTTCTGTTAGTGAGCTCGTCAGGGAAGTCTGACACCCTGATGAGTGCTGGCTCCTGCTCCCTCACCTGTCAAGACTTTATCAACATGAGGAACAGCCTGCTGCAGCTCAAACTGAGGCTGGGCAGCACTCAGTCACCTAACCAGGTACATCTACATCACAACACTAACTACTGCACATCCTACTTACACTGCTGTTCCATACAAACACAGAGATACACTAACCAGAGATACACTAACTGTAAACTAGCCTCGCCAGACTTGATGTCTCACAATGGAAGTCTGGCCAAATGAAGACTACAGTGAGACAGGTTGTTGTACTATActacctgtgtgtgtacctgtgtgtgtgtaggtgttgtCTCCTGGCCTGGCTAACAGCAGTGATAAGCCGTCTGCTGGGAGGTTGGGGAAAGGTCCTGACACCCCCGCCCTCCCTGGTCCTCCTGGCTCTCCAGGATCCCGTGGGGTCCCAGGTAAGAGTTGTCTTCTCTTTCTTTGAATCTTTCTaactcaatctttctctctctctctgtatctctctgtttactgCCGATGTCAGCTGTTTGTTGGCTGATATTCAAGTTATCTCCTTGGTTCCTCTTACATCCCTTTATTCTTGGATCCCAGGCCAATCAGGAGtgcagggggagaagggagagccTGGAGAGAGAGGCCTGACCGGCCCCCAGGGGCCACGGGGAGACATGGGCCCTATGGGCCCCGAGCCTAACCTGGAGCACATCAAGAGGGGTCGCAGAGGAGCTGTGGTAATCTTATTATTGCTTCCCCGATAACATGCTGTTGGGCCTATTAGTCCAAGCAGACCTCAACACATCCATAGCTGCAGAGATACTACATCATTACAATAAATGTTGCATGGAAGGAGCTGTAGCTCCCActaaaaacatttaaaaccataTTTCTGTCTCTCCTTTTTCCAACAGGGACCTCCTGGCGCACCAGGCAGAGATGGACTGAAGGTCAGTATAACAGTCTATCcgtgtgtctgtgggtgtttagtacatgcttgtgtgtgtccTGTATGTGTTTAAACTATCCTGTAAACTTTTCAAAGCTGTTAactgcaacacttttctccccaCTCTGAGAGCTCTGAGCTGCCGATGTGGACTCTTATAGAAGTCTGTGTGAACGTTGGAAGTATGTAACAGGACgtttctggatgtttttttctCTTTAGGGTGACAGGGGAACTCCTGGTCCCAGAGGTCTACCAGTGAGTCTACTTTCTATATTTGCCAGCTAGGCTTTGAAGTATTTTAAATGCATTATCATCATTGTCATCTTGTTGATCTATTCTATGTATTATCAGATTCCAAGCATACAATAAATCCACCCTAAAGCATGCAACATGCTTTACAGGTTGAAATCTAATTTACTGATGTGTGGACAGAGATATTAAAGCCTCCGTATCTTTCCCCAGGGACCTCCCGGCTCCTTTGACTTCCTCCTGGTCATGATGGCCGACATTCACATTGACATCATCGAGCTGCAGGAGCAAGTGTTTGGGAAGAGGCGGGGCCTCTCCTTAGACAACCCACCCCACTCCAGCGGAGAGACAGGGTTCGGAGAGTGGGGTTCCGGACAAGGAGAGCTCATGCTCAATACCTGAACTCCATAGCCCTTCCCACGGTAACTGTCAATCAAAACGATAAGCCAAAGGGAACTAATTAATCAACTGGTTCTTGTAAAGCAGAGATATTGAACTGACTGAACTGACTCCTTTCCTCCAGTGAAACATTGTCTCTAAAACCCAAATAGGACTGTATGAGGTGAGGAGACCTCTGATCAGCTCTCTCCTGTCAGAGACATGGACTATaaacaaatggagagagagagagagagagagagagagagagagagagagagagagagagagagagagagaatggaaaaaATGGAACCACTGACCCTCCAAACCAAACCACTGCAAGCTTTGCCTTGCCGCCTTGATGTTTCCTTCGTgcctggtctggtccggtctgagGAGAGGGGGTATGCCTTTGCATGCGAGGCACAGGGTGATGATGGTTGTAGCACTGTGAGACTGTGTCTTTGTGCACTCTGATCTGAACAGCTTCAAACACAGCAGGGGCTTTATCGTCTGCAtctcttcctgttcctgtcaAATCTGTACAGTCCGAGGAGAGGAGACGCCGGTCGGTCGCTGCCTGACACTGTTTACCTGCCCTGCAGGGCCTAGAACCAGACTCAGGCCCCAGACTGCACCTGTCCATGCAACAACCCAACTCAACAGCTTTTATACTCCTGCCACTACACTACAGACTCTCTGACGCATCTTTagagatacagtacatatactacattagcaaaagtatgtggatacctgctcatccaacatctcattccaaaatcatgggcatataTATGAGGTTAGTCCCCCCTTtactgttataacagcctccattttTCTGGAAAGCctttccactacatgttggaacattgctgcgggaacttgcatccattcagccacaagagcattagtgcggtcgggcgattaggcctggctcgcagttggcgttccaattcatcccaaagatgttgaggggttgaggtcagggctctgtgcaggacggtcatgttcttccacaccgatctcgacaaaccatttctgtatggacctcgctttgtgcacaggggcattgtcatgctgaaagaggaaagggcctttcctGAACTgtggccacaaagttggaagcacagcattgtctagaatgtcattgtcaaaaataataataataattgtatgctgtagtgttaagatttcccttcactggaactaaggggcctagcccgatccatgaaaaacagccccagaccattattcctcctccatcgaactttaaagttggcactatgcatttgggcaggtggcgttctcctggcatccgccaaacccagattcgtccttcGGACTGcctgaagtgtgattcatcactccagagaacgtgtttccactggaCGTTTGGAActtagtagtgagtgttgcaaccgaagacagaTGTTTTTTATGCTCTaggcgcttcagcactctgcggtcccattctgtgagcttgtgtggcctaacactttgcggctgagccgttgttactcctagatgtcccacttcacaataacagcacttacagttgaccagggaagttctagcagggcagaaatttgacgaactgacctgttgggaaggtggcactctatgacggtgccactttgaaagtcactgagcttttcagtaaggccgttctactgccaatgtttgtcgatGGAGAttgcacctgtcagcaacgggtatagctgaaatagcagaatccactaatttgaaggggtgtccacatacttttgtatatttgGTGTAAATAAAAAAGGAACCATTTGAAAGTTTCAGAAAGTTCTTTGGATATGAGTGTTGGTAAACATACTCTTTTGTTGTTATATTTTTTGTTGTCGTTAGTGTTGAACTTCCCTACTCAAGATAGGTCCATATATGGTGTGGTGGGCTCTCTTAATGCTAgctatgtcatgtattgtcatgttgtgtcttgtttctgtcctttcccttcaccctgtctccctctgctggtcgttattaggttaccttttctccccctctttcccccagctgttccttgtctcctcctaactacctcgtcaccccttttcccacctgttccctttttccctctgattagtcctctatatctctctctgttttgtttctgtctttgtcggattcttgtttgtgttattcatgcctgaaccagactatcgtcatgtttgctgcaaccttgtcctgtcctgtcggaatctgccggtccatctgagcctacgtttgttttgttattaaagaagctctgtttacgttaattcgcttttgggtcctcattcacgcaccgtaacagaagaatccgaccaagaatggacccagcgacttcggatcctctccactcagccgtcgagatccagggagcgatgctaggcagatacgagcaggaattgtctgctgctcgacatgccgttgagaccctggccacccaagtctccaacctcacagaacaggttcaccatctccgcctcgatccaccggccacttccagggctttcgaatctccggagcccagaatcaataacccgccgtgttactctggggagcccactgaatgccgctcgttcctcacccagtgtgatattgtgttttctctccagcccaacacttactccaggagcactgctcgtgtcgcctacgtcatatctctccttactggacgggctcgtgagtggggcacggcaatctgggaggcaagggctgagtgtactaaccagtatcaggactttaaggaggagatgatacgggtttttgatcgatctgtttttggggaggaggcttccagggccctgtcttccctatgtcaaggtaatcgatccataacagactactctattgagtttcgcactcttgctgcctccagtggctggaacgagccggctttgctcgctcgttttctggagggtctccgcgcagaggtaaaggatgagattctctcccgggaggttccttccagcgtggattccttgattgaactcgctattcgcattgagcgacgggttgatcttcgtcaccgagctcgtggaaaggagctcgcgttctccgttgcccccctctccgcatcactaccatcttcctctgccggctcgggtgctgagcctatgcagctgggaggtatccgcatctcgactaaggagagggaacggagaatcaccaaccgcctctgtctctattgcggttctgctggtcattttgtcacttcatgtccagtaaaagccagagctcatcagtaagcggagggctactggtgagcgctactactcctgtctctccttcaagatcctgcactaccttgtcggtccatctacgctggaccggttcgtcagcttcctgcagtgccttaatagactctggggcggagggctgttttatggacgagacctgggctcgggaacatgacattcctctcagacagttaagggagtccacggccttgttcgccctggatggtagtcctctccccaggattcagcgtgagacgctacctttaaccctcactgtttctggtaatcatagcgaaaccatttctttttaaatttttcgttcaccttttacacctgttgttttgggccatccctggctagtttgtcataatccttccattaattggtctagtaattctatcctctcctggaacgtctcttgtcatgtgaaatgtttaatgtctgctatccctcctgtttcctctgtctcttcttcacaggaggagcctggtgatttgacaggggtgccggaggaatatcacgatctgtgcacggtgttcagtcggtccagggccacctctcttcctccacaccggtcgtatgattgtagtattgatctccttccgggaaccactcccccccggggtagactatattctctgtcggctcccgaacgtaaggctctcgaagattatttgtctgtagctcttgccgccggtaccatagtcccctcctcctctcccgccggagcggggtttttttttgttaagaagaaggacgggtccctgcgcccctgcatagattatcgagggctgaatgacataacagtgaagaatcgttatccgcttcctcttatgtcttcagccttcgagatcctgcagggagccaggtttttcactaagttggaccttcgtaacgcttaccatctcgtgcgcatcagggagggggacgagtggaagacggcgtttaacactccgttagggcactttgaataccgggttcttcctttcggcctcgctaacgctacagctgtctttcaggcattagtcaatgatgtcctgagagacatgctgaacatctttgttttcgtttaccttgacgatatcctgattttttcaccgtcactccagattcatgttcagcacgttcgacgtgtcctccagcgccttttagagaattgtctttttgtgaaggctgagaagtgctcttttcatgcctcctccgtcacatttctcggttctgttatttccgctgaaggcattaagatggatcccgctaaggtccaagctgtcattgattggcccgtccctaagtcacgcgtcgagttgcagcgctttctcggcttcgcgaatttctatcgtcgtttcatccgtaatttcggtcaggtggcagcccctctcacagcccttacttctgtcaagacgtgctttaagtggtccgtttccgcccagggagcttttgatctcctcaagaatcgttttacatccgcacctatccttgttacacctgacgtctctagacagttcattgtcgaggttgacgcgtcagaggtgggcgtgggagccattctttctcagcgctccttctctgacgacaaggtccacccttgcgcgtatttttctcatcgcctgtcgccgtcggaacgtaactatgatgtgggaaactgcgaactgctcgccatccgcttagccctaggcgaatggcgacagtggttggagggggcgaccgttccttttgtcgtttggactgaccataggaaccttgagtacatccgttctgccaaacgacttaatgcgcgtcaggcgcgctgggcgctgtttttcgctcgtttcgagttcgtgatttcttatcgtccgggctctaagaacaccaagcctgatgctttatctcgtctcttcagttcttcagtagcctccactgaccccgaggggattctccctgaggggcgtgttgtcgggttgactgtctggggaattgagaggcaggtaaagcaagcactcactcaaactccgtcgccgcgcgcttgtcccaggaaccttcttttcgttcccgttcctactcgtctggccgttcttcagtgggctcactctgccaagttagccggccaccctggcgttcggggtacgcttgcttccattcgccagcgcttttggtggcccacccgggagcatgacacgcgtcgcttcgtggctgcttgttcggtctgcgcgcagactaagtccggtaactcccctcctgccggccgtctcaggccgcttcccattccctctcgaccgtggtctcacatcgccttagattttgtcaccggactgccttcgtcagcggggaagactgttattcttacggttgtcgacaggttctctaaggcggctcattttattccccttgctaaacttccttctgctaaagagacggcacaaatcatcatcgagaatgttttcagaattcatggccttccgtcagacgtcgtttcggacagaggtccgcaattcaggtctcaattttggagggagttttgccgtttgattggggcttccgtcagtctctcttccggctttcacccccagtctaacggtcaagcagaacgggccaatcagactattggtcgcatcttacgcagtctttcttttcgcaaccctgcgtcttggtcagaacagctcccctgggcagaatacgcccacaactcgcttcc
The genomic region above belongs to Oncorhynchus mykiss isolate Arlee chromosome 6, USDA_OmykA_1.1, whole genome shotgun sequence and contains:
- the LOC110526569 gene encoding collagen and calcium-binding EGF domain-containing protein 1 isoform X1, which translates into the protein MGQLCAATLLPFGAICVVFIWDCGASSSIKTRFAVLTSGEECPENKVVTVEYPCITARGTDGTCLRRKCCEGFRFVMGQCIPENVDVCSGSPCEQQCTDNFGRVVCTCYPGYRFDRERRRNHQTYCLDIDECVESDGSVCDHDCENTVGSFLCRCHRGYILAPDKHSCIPSHNLSSSGKSDTLMSAGSCSLTCQDFINMRNSLLQLKLRLGSTQSPNQVLSPGLANSSDKPSAGRLGKGPDTPALPGPPGSPGSRGVPGQSGVQGEKGEPGERGLTGPQGPRGDMGPMGPEPNLEHIKRGRRGAVGPPGAPGRDGLKGDRGTPGPRGLPGPPGSFDFLLVMMADIHIDIIELQEQVFGKRRGLSLDNPPHSSGETGFGEWGSGQGELMLNT
- the LOC110526569 gene encoding collagen and calcium-binding EGF domain-containing protein 1 isoform X2, which gives rise to MGQLCAATLLPFGAICVVFIWDCGASSSIKTRFAVLTSGRKCCEGFRFVMGQCIPENVDVCSGSPCEQQCTDNFGRVVCTCYPGYRFDRERRRNHQTYCLDIDECVESDGSVCDHDCENTVGSFLCRCHRGYILAPDKHSCIPSHNLSSSGKSDTLMSAGSCSLTCQDFINMRNSLLQLKLRLGSTQSPNQVLSPGLANSSDKPSAGRLGKGPDTPALPGPPGSPGSRGVPGQSGVQGEKGEPGERGLTGPQGPRGDMGPMGPEPNLEHIKRGRRGAVGPPGAPGRDGLKGDRGTPGPRGLPGPPGSFDFLLVMMADIHIDIIELQEQVFGKRRGLSLDNPPHSSGETGFGEWGSGQGELMLNT